In Gossypium hirsutum isolate 1008001.06 chromosome D01, Gossypium_hirsutum_v2.1, whole genome shotgun sequence, the genomic window ACCCAAAGCCGAAAAAATACTTGATTTTATAACTGAACAACCATAGtagacattaataattaatataaatttatgatattattgaaaataataataaataataattctttatattttgaaCATGTATTCATAAGCATAgtgtatttatattaaaattttattaataggaaaattaattaataatacttttttatgttaaattataaattgaaataaatttttaaaaacattaatttcatattaaatatttttaatactataattatatatgtataataaatatataaaattaataattattaaaataaaaaaataaactttaatgatcagataataatatattatataactatTATCGAAACCGAAATTGACTACCTAACATGTAATagaatatatataactattactaaaaatattagaacatATATAACAATCATTataatatagattataataaaagatatagtattaCATGATATTATGATGTTTAATCATCGatgcatgtatatataaattataaatatatgatatgatatgatataacattatataatatagtagaAGGGCTAACTTTCAAATGTACAAAAAGTATAAAGAATTAAAGCATATTTcaactagtataataataaacaataacaaATATAATGTGCTACTATTATATAtgcatattattttattatatattataataaaaaatataatattacatgatattataatgtttaatattaatattttctgTACTACTCTACTATTATAGTGTgtgatataatattatataatgaaataatatattttataagtatCAATAGTTATGTGTAATTTTagcatattaaaatatatttttaattataactaacagtacataaaatattattaaaattttaatatcttaataaaataatatttttattaaattagactttaaattaagttttatcttttacaaattgtatttagatataaaaaaattatactctTTCTTGCAAATGCAAGGGACAGAAAtgactaaaaataaatataaaatactatAACATGTTAATGTAAGTGAACAAAAGTGACTAGTTTGATAGTTATCCAAAGTCACCCTTCTCTAGCCGCCCATCCACGCTGTCCGTGTCACCTTTTCCCTTTCGGTCCCTTTTTGTATCCACTCAGGGGAAAAAAGTTATACCCTTTCTTGCAAGGGAAAAAAAAAGTTACTCCTCGTAGCAAAGAAAGGTTAAGGGTTACATTAATCTAAAAAACATTGCAAAACTCGTAACATTTTATGTACACTGATATTCACGGATAGATTACATGCAATGTTTCAGCTATTCAGCCAGTCCAGACTATACCATTTCTCTGCAATTTGAACATGTAGGTTTGGCACTGTCTTTTCCAGATTTCTCCACTGACCAAAAACTTCATCATCACAGATAACTCGTTGTAATGACTTTAAGTTCGATAAAGCAGCATGGGTCGGTAGATTCACTATTTGTAAACAGTCCCTCATGTCTATCTTTTCCAGGCTAACTAATTTACCTACTTCCTTCGGTAGACATTTCAAGTTAACGCATTCTGAAATATCAAGGTATTTTAACCCGACTAGCTCACCGATGCTAGGAGGGAGCATCTTAAGTTCTGGACAAGCAGAAAGCCTAAGTATCTGTAGTTTCTTCAGCATACCTAAATCAGCAGGCAATTCCCGTAATCGGTGGCAGTTGGTTAGACTCAGACTCTGAAGTGAATTCACCTTACAAATGCTTAATGGTATCTTAACCAAATCATCACAATGATCAATTACGAGCTCGGATAGACGAGGGAAGATCTGGGGCAGGTCGAGCACTGCTGGATCAAGGCTGTTACTAACCTTGCAAAGAACCATGGATAGTTTCCGCAAGTTCCTCAATGGAACAGTAGCATTGGATAATTGAGGAACGGACACTTTCTCAAGCCATAGGCTCTGCAAATTTGCTAGATTAGTAAAAACTGAAAAATTCTCAAGTGTAGCTTCAGTTGTACCGTGGTTTATAACAATAAGTGCCCTAAGCTTGGGCATATCATCTATGAAAGGAGGCAAGAAGTATTTGTCCGAGCAAAAATTTAGGATGAGTACTTCTGTCTTAGGGAACTCCATGTGGAACCAGTCCATTTCCCTCATTTCTCCTATCGgttgatgaaaataaaaaataatcagcAACCGTAAAGAAATGCTAATAACTGTATCGAAAATTCGAAACAAGTGATCATAGTACCTGTCTGAACTGAAACAATCTGAGCGTTGAATGGTTGATCTGCATTTTTCTCCCAGTCTCTTGGAAGTTCGGTATCTCTTCTAGGCATAAGTAACCGCTTCCGCTCATTCACTTCTCCTTTATTGCTTAAATGAAGAGCAAGGTCTCTCAACACATCATGTTGAGTTACACAGATTTCATGGTAACTGCAATATGCCTCTCCAGCCCTGTGGAATATGATTCCAAAAAACGAATAAATTAACAATCTCAAATCTCGAGTAAGTAAAGCCACTCAAATTATTAAGTAACGTACCGTGCATCTTTCACCAGAGTGAGTAGGTTCTTATCAGATAGCTCCATAAGAATGGTAAAAGCTTCTTCCTCGTCGATGTTATGGATTTCAACCCACATGTTTACAAGAACATCAAGGGGGATTTTCTTGTCTTCTGGAAATGATCCCAAATCCATGAAACATTCCTTAACCTTCTTCTTCAAGCACTCGACACTGATTGCCATTCGATCAAGCAACTTATTTTCATGGGACTCACAGATCAGTTCTCCTCGTGATAACCTTTTCCTTGCATTTATCCAATACATTTCAGGTTGGTCTTGCAAGGAAGCTCCGATGACTTTAAGTGCCAAAGGAAGTCCTTTACATTCATCAACAATCTATCAAATCCAGAATTTCACAAACATCAGCAAAGATAAATGGCAGCTATAAACTACATAAACCACTTGTCCTTTAAATGCATTATTACCTGCTTGACTAAAGTCTCATTGGCGGTCGGAGGAATTGAATTCTGTCCGAAAGCAGAACGACAAAACAGGGACAT contains:
- the LOC107922161 gene encoding probable disease resistance protein At4g33300 gives rise to the protein MALNEMFVGEIVTELLKQLNAISHKSCFCKSSADNLITSIQELFPIIEELKYSGVELPAFRQSQLNRFSETLRGGIELARKVLESGRWNVYKNLQLVRKMEKLEKQVARFISGPMQAHLLADVHHMRFETMERFNRLEQRLDSMKTGSGRWVEEAVKRMEVEGDSNLGGFSGIGLELGKDKVKKMMIERDDLNVVGIWGIGGSGKTTLANEICRDNQVQSYFNNRILFLTVSQSPDLEQLRAKIWGFITGNEPLNYTRKSQCEWGSGPQALVVLDDVWSLPVLEQLIFRVPTYKTLVISRFKFPRRVVNEVYEVELLGEDESMSLFCRSAFGQNSIPPTANETLVKQIVDECKGLPLALKVIGASLQDQPEMYWINARKRLSRGELICESHENKLLDRMAISVECLKKKVKECFMDLGSFPEDKKIPLDVLVNMWVEIHNIDEEEAFTILMELSDKNLLTLVKDARAGEAYCSYHEICVTQHDVLRDLALHLSNKGEVNERKRLLMPRRDTELPRDWEKNADQPFNAQIVSVQTGEMREMDWFHMEFPKTEVLILNFCSDKYFLPPFIDDMPKLRALIVINHGTTEATLENFSVFTNLANLQSLWLEKVSVPQLSNATVPLRNLRKLSMVLCKVSNSLDPAVLDLPQIFPRLSELVIDHCDDLVKIPLSICKVNSLQSLSLTNCHRLRELPADLGMLKKLQILRLSACPELKMLPPSIGELVGLKYLDISECVNLKCLPKEVGKLVSLEKIDMRDCLQIVNLPTHAALSNLKSLQRVICDDEVFGQWRNLEKTVPNLHVQIAEKWYSLDWLNS